AATATAAGAACTAATCCCCACGCCCtgcacatatattaatattacctCATCACTTCTCAAAAACACCCTGGTAAAATATTATGATTTTCTACCATTTACAGGTGAGAAACTTAAGGTCAGAAAGGTTATGTGACCCTGTCTTGCTTGCGGTCACATAGGTAAGTAGCAGAGCTAGACTGGAATCCAGGTTGGACTGACTGCAAGCTGatgttcctgccccacccctaCAATAGTCCCATTTGCTCCCACTGACGCCTCTCCAGGGACTCCAGGGAGAATCAACTGACAAGTTAGAGATCCTAACACAACGAAACTTCAACCTTTATGTTTGTAAGACTTGAAGatacggccgggcgcggggcctcacgcctgtaatcccagcactttgggaggccgaggctggcggatcacaaggtcaggaatttgagaccatcctgccaaacatggtgaaaccccgtctctaccaaaaatacaaaaaaaaaattagctgggcgcggtggcgggcgcctgtagtcccagctacttgggaggctgaggcaggagaatggcgtgaacctgggaggcgcagcttgcagtgagccaagattgtgccactgcactccaggctggacgagagagcgagactccgttctcaaaaaaaaaaaaaaaaaaaaaaaaaaaggattgcaTGTGGGGAGGCTTCAGCTTGGTAGCGACACATGGGTAGGATTTGCATAGGAAGAGGGTCTGGGTAAAGGCATTCCTGGTGAATTCCTGGCACCACTACTTCTAGGTGAGTAGAGAATCAGAAAGAAGGGTGTTGGGGAACAAGTGAATATAAGCAGGGGGGTTCCAGAAGTTCTTAGTGGGCTCTGGAGCTGTCATTATTTGGGAGATGAGCCTCAGGGCTCATCTTAAGGCAAAGCAAGGCTACTGTTTTCACTTCGATTATTTGCTTACCTGGAGTGGACTGAGTGGCTGATAGACACTATGGAAAGACATGAAGCCTCCGTCCTCTCTCCCAAAATAAACTACTCCTTCTTTGGTGAAACAACTGAAATCAGGAGGACAGACCAGGAGTACTACAGAGTACTGCAGGAGTACTGCAAAGCAATGTACCCTTCTTAATGTATCACAGAGGGAGCGCTGCAAGTTGCAGAGAACAGGAGTGCTGGAATTTAGGATTCCATTCAGTGACCCTTACTCCCATCCCAGACTCTGCTCCAGGTTATAGCACAGCCTGCGTCAGCACAGAGCTACCTCTGAGAGCTAGCACACAGAGTGGGTGAGCGGGAGAGGCCCCAGTGTgcctgaggaaactgaggcaggagacaggGACATGAACTTGGAAGTTATCTTATGTACGCAGGAATGAGGGCCAGACCCGAGCAGTGGGAATTAGGGCAATGAGAATGAGGAATAGACATGAGAGATATTGCCAGTTGGTTGATGTTTGTCATGCATTTAGAAAATGCAAAGccagaccaggcacggtggcttatgcctgtaatcgcagcactttgggaggccaaggttgcctgaggtcaggagttcaagaccacccagggcaacatggtgaaaccccgtttctactaaaaatacaaaaaagaattaaccaagtgtggtggtgtgcacctgtacacccagctacttgggaggctgaggcagaagaatcgcttgaccctcAGGGGTGAAAGTTGCAGttagtcgagatcgcgccactgcactccagcttgggcggcagagtgagactccatctcaaaaaaaaaaaaaaagagagaaaaggaaatgcaaagtTAAATAGACTGCAGTGTATACAAGCCGTGAAGTGAATAGAAGGCTAGGAGAAGCATACAAAATGAATGACAGTGGTACCTCTGAGAAGAAGCTGAGGTGCGGGATGGGTGATTTTTCACACTCTGCTTATGTTCATATCATTTGAACCTTTTCAGTGAAATAGTATTCACCTTATCACTTAGGTGGTACATTTTGTGAAAGGCAGAATGAAGAATGGTGTTGAAGCACAGGCAACTGAGGTCTCCAGTGCAGAAGGGTTGATGTGGTTTTCCTCACCACCACCCACGGGGATGCCCAGTGTTGATGCCTGCTCATGTCTAGCAGacagccatcctcctgtctcagtttaTCTTTCACAGCCGGGTTTAGGGGCCTCTGGAGCACAGGCGTGCCAGCCAATTGTAGCCCTTGTACACAGGGTAGAGCCAGCAGACACTTATCTTGGCAGGGTCCATGAAAATCCATCTTTATGCTATACAGGTTCCCTTTTGTTCAACACTTTCCTCCGTGGAAGAAAACCACAACAACTTAAATGACACCCTTCACCACCTGGGCTTTCATCAACGTGTACATGAGGGGAGACTGGTGACCCGCTGGTGGGGCTATCTGATCATATTACTCTGATTTTTCTAAAGCTCCTCTTCCTTTGCTGAATGACTGGAAGCTCACAACTCTGGCTGGGCATCTTCAGTTCCCCATGTGCGcgcgcccacacacacacacacacacacacacacacacacaggcttctCTCTTCTTTGAAAAGTCTTTGGATTCTGCAGAGCAGATTTATCCTACGAGGTCATAAACTGTGAAGTCTTCAACCCTCAGGTGGGTTTTCTAGTACACTTTGTTATGAGCAGTACCAGACTAAGTGGTATTTGCACACACATAGTGTATTTCATTCTTATGGctctgggggtgtgtgtgtgtgtgtgtgtgtgaggaaggAGCAGGGGAAGAGATACAACACTCCTGGGGAAAAGAGTGCAATTGCTAGTATCACACAAAAAGTACGAAAACTTTTCCAAGAATTAGGGAGTAATACGATTTGGCAGAAAAGTAAAGTCGTATCCAGTTCAATCAACCTTGAATGAATTTAAAGATGCTCCTTGTAGTTAGGACTCCAGGGCCGAGGCTTAGTCGTTGCTAGCTTTTAATATTAGGCACAgcatctgggtgcagtggctcacacctgtaattccagcactttgggaggccaaggcagggagatcactggaggtcaggagttcaagaccagcctgccaacatggtgaaaccccgtctctactaaaaatacaaaaattacctgggtgtggtggcaggtccctgtaatcccggctacttgggaggctgaggcagaagaattgcttgagcctgggaggtgcaatgagctgagattgcaccactgcaccccagcctgggccacagagcaagactctgtctcaagaaaaaaaaaaattaggcatagaaTCTAAGAATAAATTAACCTGAAATTTATTATATAAGTGTATATAAAATAAGATGCACAGCCATGTTTTACATCTCTCCAAGAaatctttgttctattttataggtgagcataaagattttctttacagaatttttttatcagaaaaaaaaaagattgaaaatagtCCAAACATCTACGTcctatgtccaaaaaaaaaaaaaaaaggaaaaaggaaaaaagaaagaaaaagtaggttTGTCATCATGAACATGGctctacagatttttttaaaaattaaagtctgaACAAGGAGCAGAGTGAATaggccgatttttttttttttttttttttttggatagagttttgctctttttgcccaggctggagtgcaatggtgtcatctcagctcactgcaatctccacctcccaggttccagcaattctcctgcctcagcttcccaagcagctgggattacaggcatgtgccactacgcccagctaattttgtatttttagtggagatggactttctccatgttggtcaggctggcctcgaacttccgacctcaggtgatccacccgcctcggcctcccaaagtgctaggattacaggcgtgagccaccgcacccggccagtttttATCCTTTAGGAGTAAGGATGTTGATACCATCAAGCCTCACacgtctgttgagatgatcaacTGTAGTTTTCCAATGTTGGCCTACAGATGGGGGCCATTCTGTAATATAGTTTCCCCACTCTGTGTTGATGtgaggaaaataagaataaaaaagttttattgctgATTTTGAGGGAGAAGGGTTCTATGACCCGCCTTGGGGAAGAGAAATTTTAGCTTCCGTGGCCTGCCTTGAGGGAAGAAGtggagcaggagaaagacaggcaggagaaagcaagaaagaggctTTGTTTTTGCAGCCTTTTTAACGTCCTTCAGTTCGAAGTACTCGGCATGCCAAAGAGCCATATTTGGGGCTATCTTTTTCTGCGCCAAACCAACACCACCAAACCAGAAAGAAGCAAGCATTAGGGAATCCAGGGCTTCACCCAACCCGTCTCTTCCTATGCTTCTCCTCTATCGCCTCCACCCTGGGAGCAATTTTCTTTTACAGAACTAATGCAATTGAGCAGAAAAAAGCTTGCCTGTCCAGAGACCAGATAGGACAcccatgttttattttcagttgtgTCAACATCCTGCATGAGATTCCCGGAACTCACTGGCTGCCCCTGTGCATGAGTTTCTTAGGCATGTAATAGAATTAATAGCAGTCTGCTTCTATGCAGGTAGGTATCCTGCAAAGAGATTCTGCAGGAAACATGTCTGCACATTGTACTCATTCTTGCATTGTTTACCCATGTAGTGACCTTCACAAATGGCTTTGTGAAAGTCACAGGGGAATAACCGAGTTAGTAAGTACTTTATTCCCCTCCTTCATCAGATTCTGCTCTGATTTGCCATAAAGTTGTATAATCACCTGGAAATATGCACTGTGCTCCCTCGTGATTTTCAAATGCAAATGAGCAGGTTAACAACCCCAGTGTTGCAATGTTCTAGCCGTAAATATGTTTGGATAACCCAGCAGAGCCATTTAACCTTTGGGAACAGGGCAACTAGCGTATGGCAGCAGGAATCCAACCAGTGCCCTGAGTGCTGAGGCAGAGAGGAGGACAGAAAACGAGAAGCTGGAGATTGTCAAATTCAGTATCCCAGTTGGCTCTTGATTCTTGGTGAAACCATCCCTCAGCTCCTAGAGGGAGACTGTTAGATCATGAAACTAATTATCATCCTTTTCCTCTGCTCCAGGCTGCTACTAAGTTTAACCCAGGAATCACAGTCCGAGGAAATTGACTGCAATGATAAGGATTTATTTAAAGCTGTGGATGCTGCTCTGAAGAAATATAACAGTCAGAACCAAAGTAACAACCAGTTCGTACTGTACCGCATAACTGAAGCCACTAAGATGGTGAGTGAACTGTGTTTAACCTTGAAGTCACTTGGGATTTGTACTGTCACTAGGAGCCCaggcctcacacacacacacacacaccaccaccaccaccaccaccacccaccaccaccatcaccaacccgcaccatcaccaccacacccccaccaccaccacccaccaccaccacccatcaccaccatcccccaacatcaccaccacccaccactccccaccaccaccaccaccaccaccacaccaccaccaccacccaccaccaccaccaccccacatcaccaccaccaccaccaccacccatcaccaccaccaccaaagatGTGATCATCAAAGGCAGAAGTTTACAACTTGTGGAAAGACCGATACCAGTCTCTGGCCTGGGGTGGGAGGGCAGAGTATGACTCGTCCTCAGGCAGATTGGCTTCCTGATCAGAGAAATAGAATCTAGggtgaaatgaaacaaaagtaaatGGAGAAATCTGAACGGGACCAACTAGAGTGGGAGAATTTAGGAATTTAGTTAGACTGCAGCAAAAGAATTCACTGGGTCTCTGACCCTAGGCTAAAAAATATAGACCTCCAAACCTTAAATGGGAGGGGATACTTAATGGGTCATGTCTAAGAGGAGTCAGGAATGAGTTTAGTGCAATTCTACAGAATTAGACAGAAGTCTGTATGGCTGAATGTACCAGGTTTAACAGCaatgtttgtttttgatattatTGCAATGATGTACTCCAGTAGGAGATAAATCCTTGCAGGATGCATGGTTCAAAGAAATACCAATCTTTCAAGAGCATGTTTAAACAAATTTCACTATAGAAGATGACATCTCTGGGACAGCTAAGCAATTGGTTacttcagcagaaaaaaaaaaagaaaactaaccaTGTGACAACATGGggataaaggaaaacaaacacagtGGACatgttattttttctgaaaataaaattgagccATTTTGTTTCACAATCTAGTACAGTCATGTGAGAAATTCTGCTTCATGGTAATCTCAAGCAACAGTTTATTTGTGGTGTGGTACCCAATAGATTGTGGTGGGTACGgttgtaaatatacaaaaaacattaaaCTGTATACCTTTAGAGGGTAAATTTTATGGCacgtaaattatatctcaataaagctgtttaaaaaagaaaaagtaggaaacaaaacaaaccaaataaaagTACTAAAATCACCCATAATTAATGCCACCATACAGAGATAACTGTTAACATTTGTTTAaggttttcttgtttgctttttctaattcGTAAAAGTCACATATGTTCATTAGGGGAAAAAGGTCACTTAGAAATGTTTGCTTGAAGAAGAATGTGAAAGATAATTATAATCTCACCACTGACAGACAAACATTTTAACAGCTTGCTGTGTATCTTTCCAGACTTTCAAAAAACATAGATTTATATATAAACCAGTTTTTACAAAAATGGGCTAATACTATGCATACTGCTTTGTAACCTTTAAAACGACATTGTGAGTATGTTATAAACATTCTTTCACATAAATGTTTatgatacaaatataaatatattttaagtgaatgcTTTGCTCTCAAGTCAAAGATCAATATTCCTAACTTTACTGGAACCCACTAGAATTATTTGCTATCAGGTCAGTTGGATGAACCCTAAGTATCTTTGGCTGCTTTTCAGGTTCGCTCTGACACATTTTATTCCTTCAAGTACGAAATCAAGGAGGGGGATTGTCCTGTTCAAAGTGGCAAAACCTGGCAGGACTGTGACTACAAGGATGCTGCAGAAGCGGTAAGTGTATTGGCCATGCTTGGGCCTTCTGTTTTCTCCGTTGACTCTGCCAGATTTTTTTACTCCTGCAGAAATGATGACTACTGGTGAGCCTGTTTAtgagaaatgcaaacaaacatTCCAATGTGTAGAAAAGTCAGATGCTTTGTATCTGTGTTCTTGTATAGACAGAAAAATTATGGAGAAGCCAGCAGTTAAACATGGAGAAAGCCTTTCCATGAGAAGGGAGCTCTAGTGTCCAGTCAGAACATGTGGCTCAGACTCCAGAGAGACAACAGAGGGACATTTGGGCCAAGCCAAAGGGCTGGCGAGGGGAGGGCCTGGGTGCTTCCATTGCACAACCTTGAGTGCAAATCTTGACTCTGCCTTCCATTAGCTGTGTGATAGCGGGTGAGCTGTGACCTCTCAGAACTGGCACTCTCCGCTGTATATGGGAGATAATACTGACCTCATCAGGTTGTCGGAGGATGAAATTAGATGAATTATGCAAATAACTTTGATAACAATGCCTATCTTAACCAAATGCCTAACATATAGGCCTGGCACACCATAGCCGGTTGTTTTGCTTTAATTAAGGAAGACTTCAGACAGTATCTGCCTCGGAAGCAAGCCCCGTTTTTCATGGATTGATTCCCTTCTTTTATGTCAGAACGTAAAAGATGACTGTCAGTCATCTGCGGTTACCGAACAGCACTGAACTCCAAGTCAGGAGTCTAGGAGTTTGCAGTGCTGGTTCTCCCTTCTCAATCGTCTCATCTGCAAGGTGGGGATAAGTAGCTGCTGTGCCCTGTGCTGCCTGCTTCTAGGAGCTGTGTGGATAAAGGGAGGTGTGCTCTGTCCTGATGGAATAATATCTGTCACTTAGAATCCAATGGATATGACTGAAGAAtgacaagacaaaacaaaacaaaaacagtgttcaaCAATAACAATTAAACAACTGCCTATTGTTAAGTGCCTGCTCTGTGGTGGGCCTCTAGTAGGCAAACACAGCGTGTGTTTGCACACATACTGTTCACAACAACTCTAAGAGATAGATGTGTCCTATCTCCTACAAGATGGGTAAACTGAGACTCCGAGAGTCAACGGGACATGACATAGGTAACAGCTAGCAAGTGACAAGGCtggaactgaaaaacattttgatGCCAAGGTCCTTGCCCTTTCTATTAAGCTAAAATGAAGTTTATATGAACAGTATTAACTCACTAAAGTTGAGAGGTAGATAACAGGAGTGTTTACCAGGCTGGTACTAGACCTCTGCACCCATCTTGGTTAGAAAGAAATAGCTCCAGggctcagccaggcacagtggttcacgcctgcaatcctaacactttgggaggccgaggttattggatcatttgaggtcaggggttcgagaccagcctgaccaacgtagtgaaaccccgtctctactaaaaatacaaaattagctgggcgtggtggcacgcacatgtaatctcagctacttgggaggctgaggcagaagaatcgcttgaatctgggaggcagaggttgcagtgagccgagatcgcactattgcactccagtctgggtaacaagagtgacactctgtctcaaaaaaaaaaataaaaaagaaaagaaaaagaaaaaagaaatacctccAGGGCTCAAAACAAAGACTCAACCTTTAAAACCTTTTTACACTGTCTTTCCTCCAACATCTTATGAATATCAGTGGCTTATGTAATCATTAGgctattaaaaaaacatttattctcaTGTCTCAAAACTCTTTTGGATAAAATCTTCAcaagttctgttttgttttgtttttttacggAAAGCCACATTTAGCAACAGTACTAGGTAGACTTTCCCATCTGAAAGATTAGGATaaatgatctctttcttttctttttaggcCACTGGAGAATGCACGGCAACCGTGGGGAAGAGGGCGAGTATGAAATTCTCTGTGGCTACCCAGACCTGCCAGATTACTCCAGGTAGCTGGTTTATCCTCTGGCACTGCCCTGGTGGGAAATTAACCGCTTCTGTGTGCCAGGAACACAACCTTGACCAGGCTCTGCTTGCTCCCAGAGGGTGGCAGTAGTAAAGCCATTTGCACAATTAGGGAGCATTGGGTGGAGCGGCAGAGCCCGGAGGGTGGGCCAGGCTTGTGACCATCATCCCCTTAGGACTATCCCAACTCTTCCCGTGTGCTGCATTGTACCCAGTATGTGCAAGGGCTCTGCAGAAGGACCAGGAGGCACAAGACCTGCCTGCCCTCTATTCTAGGCAGCATCCCAGAGTGAGGAGCGCATAGGCTTTGAGGGCAGACCTGGCCTGGAATCCTTCAGAGCTCCTCACCTTCTTGGCTGTCCTTTTCGTTTTCTAGAAAAGGGAGGTAACAGTACTTCCCACCTCACAGGACTGTCGTGAGGCTGAAATGAGATGATATGTCTGGAGGTACAATCAACATACTAACATATTAATCATAATAACATATTAGCAACAATcaggataaaaataatagctaacatgtatTGAGTCCTTATGTCCCAGCCATGACTCGAAGCTCCTTACATGTAttaacttcttcttctttttttcttttactgatacattatattttacatatttatgaggtacatgtgagTGTTTTTTATATGCGTTGAacatgtaatgatcaagtcagagtaTTTGGGGTACCCATCACCTGGAATATTTATCATGTCTATGAATTGGTgatatttcaagtcctctcttctagctactttgaaatatacaatatattgttgctaactatagtcaccctagtcTGCTATATAACATTAGAAcgtatttcttctatctaactataaTTCAGTACCTATTTTACCAAGCTCTTCATTTCCCCCTTCTACTTCCCTGCCCTGCTCAGCCTCTGGTATCCgtcattctcttctctcctctatCTCCATGTGATTAAGTGTTTTACCTTCCAAATATGAGCGAGAACAATGtgcagtttgtctttctgtgcttcgGTTGTTTCACTGAACAACCTCCAGTTCTGTCCATGTGGctttaaattttatgatttcattctttgtttatggtcaaatagtatttcattatgcatatataccacattttctctttttttctttttgagatggagtcttgcactgtcacccaggctggggtacagtggcacgatcttggctcactgcaacctctggggttcaagcaattctccagccccagcctcctgaatagctaggattatgggcacccgccaccacacccagataatttttgtatttttagtagagatggggtttcaccatgttgaccaggccggtctcgaacttctgacctcaggtgatctgctcaccttagcctcccatactgctgggattacaggtgtgagccaccgcacctggtcccccacattttctttattcattaaccttttgatggacacttaagttgatttcatatctttgctattgtgaatactgctgcgaCCAACCTGGGAGTGGAAGTACCCCTTTGATagactgatttcttttcctctgggtagatgcccagtagCTGGACTACTGGATATATGGTAtttggtgttttcattttttgagaaatctccacactattttccatagtggttgtactaatttacattcttaccaacagtgcataagcgttcccttttctccatacccTCCTAGCTGTGTTTGCCGCTTACACGGCAAACAGCGAGAGCTTGGTGGGTGAAGAAGCCCAGGCTCCCAGGGGGTCCCTCCAGGCGTGCCGCTCACTCTTCAGCTACGTTACCTTTTTATGGACTTTGCCTCTATTGACCAGTAGGTTAGGGCTATCTGTTATGAACATTACTTGGTAATTTAATACAaactctttttaataatagccattctaatgggtaagatgatatctcatctCATaatggtttcgatttgcatttccctaatgcttAGTGATATTGGgcattttttcacatacctgttggccgtttgtatgtcttcttttgagaaatgcctactgagatcttttgcccactttttaatgggactACTTGGTTTTTTAATTGGTGAGTTAATTAAATTCCTTGTATATGCTGGATGTTAGTCCCTTGTGGGATGAAtggtttgcaaaaattttttttttcttttgagacagagtcttgctctgtctcccaggctggagtgcagtggcatgatctcggctcactgcaacctccatctcctgggttcaagcaatactcctgcctcagcgtcccgtgTAGCTttgactacaggcatacgccaccacacccggctaatttttgtatttttaggagagatggggtttcaccatgttggccaggctggttttgaactcctgacctcaggtgatctacccgcctctgcctcccaaagtgctggttttacaggagtgagccaccatgcccagcctcttctttGTTTAGGGCAATGTATGTGAATGCTGATTGTAATCATTAATGCTGCGTTTTTGTCTGTTCTTTGTTAAGCCGAGGGCCCTGTGGTGACAGCCCAGTATAACTGCCTCGGCTGTGTGCATCCTATATCAACGCAGAGCCCAGACCTGGAGCCCATTCTGAGACACGGCGTTCAGTACTTTAACAACAACACTCAACATTCCTCCCTCTTCACGCTTAGTGAAGTAAAACGGGCCCAAAGACAGGTTTGTTCTTTAATTCTCTAGGTCACCTAGTATTACTAAAATGTGTTAGATCTTTACGTTTAAAATGTATGATTGCATGGCTGGTGGTGTTTTCATGTGACTAGCACAGGAAGCAAAGGGCTTTCTCCTTAGTCAAAGTGAGTTGGATACATGTAAAGTGAGAAAAGATGTCTAATCAGACCCCCTTCCTTTGACGTTTGATTTTAACAAATGGGTAATCGTCATTACAGGCTCTTCCTAGAGACAGTGAAAAGGAAAGTCATAGTGGCCTTAGGATTTTCAGAAAACTCTACTATCACCTAGCCATCATGAGTTAACACAGCTCCAAAATATTACATTGTGTCTACAACGGTCGGCATGGCTTTCTGGCTACCCACTAAGTTACAGTTCCcatatcaacagaaaaaaaaaaagtaaatatccatagatctgttttttgttttgtttttttggttttttttttttttttttgacagtctcgctctgttgcctaggctggagcaatggtacgatcttggctcactgtaacctctgcctcccaggttcaagtgattctcctgcctcagcctcccgaggaactgggattacaggcacgcgtcaccacatctggctaatttttgtacttttagtacatgaggggtcaccatgttggccaggctggtctcgaactcccaacctcaagtcatcctcccacctcggcctcccaaagtgctgggactacaggcctgagccactgtgctcagctacaAATCTTCTTAATGATTCAGTACAAccagaatttcttccttttttttttttttttttgagacagagtctggttcttttgcccaggctggagtacagtggtgctatctcagttcactgcaacctccacctcccaagtttaagagatctcctgcctcagcctcccgaatagctgggcttacaggcacccgccaccacactcggctaatttttgtattttcggtagagacaaggtttccccaagttggccaggctggtcttgaactcctgacctcaggtgatccacctgactcggtctcccaaagcgctaggattacaggcatgagccaccacgcctggcccacccAGACTTTTCTGATAGTTGACTGGGTCGCTTATATTTCAGCCTCTTATTATGAGTGATTCCCTTTGGTCAGCAACATTCTCTGCATTTAATAAACCTTACAACTTGCTTTCATGTGAGCATGCTTTACTCAATGATGTCCATATAGAGCTATCAGGGTGGGAGAGGCCCAGACTAAAGTAGGAGAAATCTTACTACTTGATAACCTGGGAGCCTGAGGACCCAGCAGTAAAGACCACTCCCCTCCAAAGTTTTCTTTGTCCATCTAGAAgggcattattattttatgaaattcacTAAACATTTCTCTctgcagcctggcagggggaCCATTGTTAGGATTTACTTAAAGAAATCCATGTTCCAAACCTGGctgaaaaatagcaaaatatatatattgcttgTCATTTTCAGATGGctagtggggtgtgtgtgtgtgtatagtgtgtgtgtgtttgtgtgagagaTGTGAGTGTTAAGGTGCTCAATgtttattcagcatttttttgcctagtaataataataatttatatttcttgagcacttttTATATTGCCACACAGTTTTCTAACCTCCTCATAACATTCCTATCCCACAGCGAATAATGTTTAAACCGCCCTTTAAATATTCAATCTGAAATTGTTTCAGGTGGTGGCTGGATGGAACTTTCTAATTACCTACTCAATTGTGCAAACGAATTGTTCCAAAGAGAATTTTCTGTTCTTAACTCCAGACTGCAAGTCCCTTTGGAATGGTGTAAGTGGGCAAAAATTTAATGATAAAGTTCTTagcattttgtttacattttgatgGTAACTATCAAGCTGAGTGGGAAGACCGTCACGAAAATTTTAGATGACATTCAGCAATTCATATTCACATTCACTCGAGAAGCCTAAAGCTCACATCACTGGTCAAGCTGCCTTACCTACCTGGCCAAAGAATCTGCACAGCTAgcattaagtatttttttataactttattttattttatttattttttgagacagagtctcactctgttccccatgctggagtgcagtggtgcaatctcgtctcactgcagcctccacctcccaggttcaagctattctcctgcctcagcctcccaagtagctaggactacaggcgccaaccaccatgcac
This window of the Theropithecus gelada isolate Dixy chromosome 2, Tgel_1.0, whole genome shotgun sequence genome carries:
- the KNG1 gene encoding kininogen-1 isoform X2, which encodes MKLIIILFLCSRLLLSLTQESQSEEIDCNDKDLFKAVDAALKKYNSQNQSNNQFVLYRITEATKMVRSDTFYSFKYEIKEGDCPVQSGKTWQDCDYKDAAEAATGECTATVGKRASMKFSVATQTCQITPAEGPVVTAQYNCLGCVHPISTQSPDLEPILRHGVQYFNNNTQHSSLFTLSEVKRAQRQVVAGWNFLITYSIVQTNCSKENFLFLTPDCKSLWNGDTGECTDDAYIDTQLRIASFSQKCDIYPGEDFVQPPSKICVGCPRDIPTNSPELEETLTHTITKLNAENNATFYFKIDNVKKARVQVVAGKKYFIDFVARETTCSKESNEELTESCETKKLGQSLDCNAEVYVVPWEKKIYPTVNCQPLGMISLMKRPPGFSPFRSTQVGEIKEETTSHLRSCEYKGRPPKAGAEPASEREVS